TATATATGTGATATGCACGTACGTACGTCATGATCAGTAATTTCTGGAATTAAATATGAGCcaagtgatattttttttttttttccgaaagAGTCGAGaccacatgtccaagagtggcccctccccaattttattaataaatcctCACTTTAGGTGAAGGAAAGCCATGGATACAacttaagaaagaaaaacatcatAATCAATCAAAACAAACTACCCACAAAAAGGTTCTTAATCTAAGATAAGGACAACCACCCTTATCTAAACGGAAAATGCCCCTAAGAGCCAAAGGCAAATCCGAACTTTTATTCCAAGTTTTATTAACTCCAGCAGCTCCCAATCTAGCAAAACCATCAGCCAATGAATTACTCTCCCTATAAACATGTGTAATCCGAAATGTTATTCCTTGAAGAAGACTTAGCAACTCCTCCCAATAGTCTTCCAAGTACCAAAGACCACATCTCTTCTTTATAAACCAATCTATCACAAGCTTCGAATCCATCTCGATCTCTATCTTATCTAAACCCAAAAACCTGACACACCGGATTCCTTGAAGCAACCCCATAAATTCAGCAAAATTATTGGTCCGATTACCAGTGCTTATAGCAAAACCAGAAACGAAATTACCTCTAAAATCTCTAATCACTCCTCCTGCCCCCGAAGTACCCGGATTACCCATTGAACTGGCATCCACGTTCAGTTCATACCATCCTTCCTGGGGTCTCATCCATTTAATTATCTTTGTCGTAACCCGTTTTGTCTTATACGGTATTTGGAAGCTACTCAGAATATTCTCATCCCGTGATGACCACTTTGTTGACGCCTTAAGATTTTCACCTACCGAGGCCACCCAATATACTATCGACTGCCAAATGGATTGGATAGATTCCTGCCAGTTCTCCATTCTAGCAGTACATCTACGATTCCATAATCTTCAGGTGATAATGCTCGGCAACATGCCAATTAATTGGCCACTCTGAGAAGAAGTTTTAGCACGCCTATACTAGGACTCCACCTTTTCTCTCCATGTTTTACCTTGCAAGCATGGCAGCTCTAGCTTTGAAGCACACATCCTCCAAATTTGTTCTGCAAATTCTCCGGTTGCCAAAACATGATTCTGGTCTTCATAGCTCCCTTCCCTACAACAGTCGCATTTTGATGTCAACGGAATTCCTGTTCTGCGCACTCGATCGTCCACTGGAAGACAATTATGTTGAGCTTTCCACATGATAATTGACATTTTCCTTGGTAAGGCCGGATTCCACAGCCACTTAGCCCAAGGTAAGTTTGGACTACGTAACCGAATGCATTCCCATGCAGATTTGGTTGAAAAATTACCATGAGCCTTAGGAAGCCAAATAAGGATGTCTTTCCCCTGTTTCACCCTTCCTAATTCAGCAATTATCTTTTCTGTTGTTTCCGCCCTTACCAGCTGATCAAAAACCTCCACCTTCCAACCATTTTCAGTTTGACAATCGGTTAAAGATAAACCTGATAGTTCTCTAACTTCATGTGCGTTAGAGAGAGGACCAGCCGAAAACCATTTATCATGCCAGAAAGATAACTTACCATCTCTGACATTCCATTTTGAGTATTTCTGCACTTCTGGTAGATTATGTAGGAGCATCTTCCAGAATTTAGACCCTTTTAATGGATCCACAATGGAAATATGCTTTTGACGAACATATTTAGCAAGAAAGAACTTCGACCACATAGAATTACCATGTAACAAATTCCAGACCAGCTTCATATGGAGAGAAGTCTGGA
This is a stretch of genomic DNA from Carya illinoinensis cultivar Pawnee chromosome 15, C.illinoinensisPawnee_v1, whole genome shotgun sequence. It encodes these proteins:
- the LOC122296805 gene encoding uncharacterized protein LOC122296805, whose protein sequence is MWSKFFLAKYVRQKHISIVDPLKGSKFWKMLLHNLPEVQKYSKWNVRDGKLSFWHDKWFSAGPLSNAHEVRELSGLSLTDCQTENGWKVEVFDQLVRAETTEKIIAELGRVKQGKDILIWLPKAHGNFSTKSAWECIRLRSPNLPWAKWLWNPALPRKMSIIMWKAQHNCLPVDDRVRRTGIPLTSKCDCCREGSYEDQNHVLATGEFAEQIWRMCASKLELPCLQGKTWREKVES